Proteins from one Streptomyces sp. NBC_00289 genomic window:
- a CDS encoding O-acetyl-ADP-ribose deacetylase → MTTITLVRGDITRESVDAIVNAANSSLLGGGGVDGAIHRRGGPAILADCRKLRASHYGKGLATGRAVATTAGDLDARWVIHTVGPRFSREEDRSALLASCYRESLRVADEPGARTVAFPAVSAGIYGWPVEDAARIAVETVRATATSVEEVRFVLFDEQAYEAFAARAH, encoded by the coding sequence ATGACCACCATCACGCTCGTCCGGGGCGACATCACGCGCGAGAGCGTCGACGCGATCGTCAACGCGGCGAACTCCTCCCTCCTCGGTGGCGGAGGCGTCGACGGTGCGATCCACCGCCGAGGCGGTCCCGCGATCCTCGCCGACTGCCGCAAGCTCCGCGCCTCCCACTACGGCAAGGGGCTGGCCACCGGCCGGGCGGTCGCCACCACCGCGGGTGACCTGGACGCGCGCTGGGTGATCCACACGGTGGGCCCGCGCTTCAGCCGCGAGGAGGACAGGTCCGCGCTGCTCGCCTCGTGCTACCGGGAGTCGCTCAGGGTCGCCGACGAACCGGGCGCCCGTACGGTCGCGTTTCCGGCCGTCTCCGCGGGCATCTACGGCTGGCCGGTGGAGGACGCCGCCCGGATCGCGGTGGAAACCGTGCGGGCGACCGCCACCTCGGTCGAGGAGGTCAGGTTCGTCCTCTTCGACGAGCAGGCGTACGAGGCCTTCGCCGCGCGAGCCCACTGA
- a CDS encoding phytoene desaturase family protein, giving the protein MLDAVVVGAGPNGLTAAVELARRGFSVAVFEARDTVGGGARTEELTLPGFRHDPCSAAHPLAINSPAFRALPLERYGLQWLHADLPMAHPFADGTAAVLSRSVAETAASFGPRDAGAYRRLVEPFLPRWDTLVRDFMSLPLTALPRDPVTLARFGLVGLPPSTWLTRRFHDERAKTLFAGLVAHVMAPLSGFATGAVGLVFALAAHARGWPVARGGSQSLSDALAAYLKDLGGTIHTDYEVKRLDDLPPARAYVFDTSPTALASIAGFGNHYEGYRYGPGVFKVDYALDGPVPWTAKEARAAGTVQIGADSGEIGAALRAAAREGRAPERPFLITVQPGVADPTRAPAGKQVFWVYGHVPSGWTGDLTDAIERQLERYAPGFRDRVLARATAGPPELAARNANYVGGDIASGAVSGLQLLLRPKLSLFPYGTPHPAVFICSSATPPGPGVHGMSGHNAAKAVWKRLRQT; this is encoded by the coding sequence ATGCTCGATGCGGTCGTGGTGGGTGCGGGGCCCAACGGGCTGACCGCCGCCGTGGAACTGGCCCGCCGCGGTTTTTCCGTGGCCGTCTTCGAGGCCCGTGACACCGTGGGCGGGGGCGCGCGCACCGAGGAGCTCACCCTCCCCGGCTTCCGCCACGACCCGTGCTCCGCGGCGCACCCCCTCGCCATCAACTCACCCGCCTTCCGGGCCCTGCCCCTGGAGCGCTACGGCCTCCAGTGGCTGCACGCGGACCTGCCCATGGCACACCCCTTCGCCGACGGCACCGCGGCCGTGCTGTCCCGCTCGGTCGCGGAGACGGCCGCCTCGTTCGGGCCGCGTGACGCGGGGGCGTACCGCAGGCTGGTCGAGCCCTTCCTGCCCCGGTGGGACACCCTGGTCCGCGACTTCATGTCCCTGCCGCTCACCGCGCTGCCCCGCGACCCGGTGACCCTGGCCCGCTTCGGACTCGTGGGGCTGCCGCCCTCGACCTGGCTGACCCGCCGTTTCCACGACGAGCGGGCCAAGACCCTGTTCGCCGGCCTGGTGGCGCACGTGATGGCCCCGCTCTCCGGGTTCGCCACCGGTGCCGTCGGCCTGGTCTTCGCCCTCGCGGCGCACGCCCGCGGCTGGCCCGTGGCGCGGGGCGGATCCCAGTCCCTCTCCGACGCCCTCGCCGCCTACCTGAAGGACCTCGGCGGCACGATCCACACCGACTACGAGGTCAAGCGCCTCGACGACCTGCCGCCCGCCCGGGCCTACGTCTTCGACACCTCGCCCACCGCCCTGGCGAGCATCGCGGGCTTCGGCAACCACTACGAGGGCTACCGGTACGGCCCCGGCGTGTTCAAGGTCGACTACGCCCTGGACGGGCCGGTGCCGTGGACGGCGAAGGAGGCCCGCGCCGCCGGCACCGTGCAGATCGGCGCGGACAGCGGGGAGATCGGCGCGGCCCTGCGCGCCGCGGCCCGCGAGGGCCGCGCGCCGGAGCGGCCGTTCCTCATCACCGTGCAGCCCGGCGTCGCCGACCCCACCCGGGCCCCGGCCGGCAAGCAGGTCTTCTGGGTGTACGGCCATGTGCCCAGCGGCTGGACCGGCGACCTCACCGACGCGATCGAACGCCAACTGGAGCGCTACGCACCCGGTTTCCGCGACCGCGTCCTCGCCCGCGCGACCGCGGGGCCGCCCGAACTCGCCGCCCGCAACGCCAACTACGTCGGCGGTGACATCGCCTCCGGCGCGGTCTCCGGGCTACAGCTCCTGCTGCGCCCCAAGCTGTCCCTGTTCCCCTACGGCACCCCCCACCCAGCCGTCTTCATCTGCTCCTCGGCCACCCCGCCGGGACCGGGCGTGCACGGCATGTCGGGGCACAACGCGGCCAAGGCGGTGTGGAAGCGGCTCCGCCAGACCTGA
- a CDS encoding inositol monophosphatase, translating into MIQNTETIDEFLARHSSDVEEAVRKAAAAEILPRFRRLAAHEVDQKTGPHDLVTDADRKAEQHLTEALGALLPGSVVVGEEAVHANPAVYEAIQGEAPVWIVDPVDGTRQFVHGDPGFCTLVALAQHGVVRASWTYVPARDRLATAIRGRGAFLDGERLYAGPPEPGRDLRVATSHPDYTTEEQKRALLGLWSDGVAPRACGSAGLEYLAVARGELDATAFSWEAAWDHAAGLLLVEEAGGVHLTRTGEPFRVRGGNDLPFTAARDAATARRVRELLGAS; encoded by the coding sequence ATGATCCAGAACACGGAAACCATCGACGAGTTTCTCGCCCGCCACTCCTCCGACGTGGAAGAGGCGGTCCGCAAGGCGGCGGCAGCCGAGATCCTCCCCCGCTTCCGCCGGCTCGCCGCACACGAGGTCGACCAGAAGACCGGCCCGCACGACCTGGTGACGGACGCCGACCGCAAGGCCGAGCAGCACCTCACCGAGGCGCTCGGCGCCCTGCTGCCGGGCTCCGTCGTGGTCGGTGAGGAGGCGGTGCACGCCAACCCCGCGGTGTACGAGGCGATCCAGGGCGAGGCGCCGGTGTGGATCGTCGACCCGGTCGACGGGACCCGGCAGTTCGTGCACGGCGACCCCGGCTTCTGCACCCTGGTCGCGCTCGCGCAGCACGGCGTGGTGCGCGCCTCGTGGACGTACGTGCCCGCGCGCGACCGACTGGCCACGGCGATACGCGGCCGGGGCGCGTTCCTCGACGGCGAGCGGCTGTACGCCGGTCCGCCCGAGCCCGGCCGGGACCTGCGGGTGGCCACCTCCCACCCGGACTACACGACCGAGGAACAGAAGCGTGCCCTGCTCGGCCTGTGGTCGGACGGCGTGGCACCGCGCGCGTGCGGCTCGGCGGGCCTGGAGTACCTCGCCGTCGCCCGGGGCGAGTTGGACGCCACGGCCTTCTCCTGGGAGGCCGCCTGGGACCACGCGGCGGGCCTCCTGCTGGTCGAGGAGGCGGGTGGCGTCCACCTGACCCGTACGGGCGAGCCGTTCCGCGTCAGGGGCGGCAACGACCTTCCGTTCACGGCGGCACGCGACGCGGCCACCGCGCGCCGGGTGCGGGAGCTGCTCGGCGCGTCCTAG